A segment of the Synechococcus sp. MEDNS5 genome:
CGGATCCGGCTTGCTTCCGTTCATGACCGTGACCGCCAGCAGCGGCAGCCCCAGGGTCTCCCCCCAGCTGTACGACACACTGCCGCTCTCCAGCGTTCGCCAAGCGGAGCAGCAGGATCGTTTCCCCGATGGTGGGGAGCTGGACTCGCTAATCACTTTTTTCCGGAGCGGCAACGACAGGCTCGAGGCCTCGCGGATCATTGCGGCCAACGCTGAGTCGATCGTGGCTCGAGCGGCCAACAGAATCTTCGTGGGCGGCACACCCCTCTCCTTCCTCGAAAGCCCTCTCACAACCGGAGAGGATCGGAAGGTGGGTGATGACACACCCCTGGCAGCGGATCAAGTCGCCTTCGAACAATCGGTCCGCACCTTCACAGGAGAAAGCGGAACCACCAAGCGCGGCAACTTCCTCACCAGATTTCTGGATGGAACGAGCGGAGATGCCGATGTCCGTGTGGTGCTTCCCACCGGGTTCAACGCCATCAGCGTGGCCAAATACGGTCCGGCGTTCATGCGCAAATCCGTGCGCGACATGGGCTGGTTTCTCCGTTACGTGGGCTATGCCCTTGTCGCCGGAGACCCAAGCATTCTCTCGGTGAACACCCGAGGACTTCGGGACATTCTTCTGAAGAACTGTTCATTGACGGCGACCAACGTGGCGCTGCAGGAAATGCGTGCGGCCTCGGCCCAGCTGCTTCGTGAGCTGCCTGAAGCGCGCCGTCTCACGATCGACTGCTTCAACGTTCTTCTCCAGGAACTGGCTGTCGCCACCCCATCCACACGGCAGAAGCCTGGGAGCGCCGTCCGCCAGGGCCTGCAGCTGCCAGCGATCTATGCCTTAGCCGCCGAGTCAGCCCAGCGCTTTGAAATGCGTCCCGGTCTCTCCGGCGCCGAGAAAGCTGAGGTCGTGAAAGCCGCCTATCGACAGGTCTTCGAGAGAGACATCGCCAAGGGCTACTCCCAAACCCCCTGTCGCACCGAGGCAAGCCAGCTCTTGCAGGGCAAGATCTCCATGCGCGAGTTCATTCGCGCTCTGGGCCGGAGCAAGGAGTATCGAACCCAGTTTTACGGTCGCTTCGTCAACAGTCGAGTCGTGGAACTGGCCTACCGACATTTCCTCGGCCGTGGCATCAGCTCCCTCGAAGAATTCCGCAAAGCGTTCTCGATCGTGAGCGAGCAGGGCCTGAACGGACTGGTTGATGTACTCGTGAACGGCAGTGAGTACGCCCAGACTTTTGGGGAGGAAACGGTTCCCTACCTGCGCGATCTTGGTGAAGAAGCCCAGGAGAGTGCCGGCTGGGGTTCAAACCGTCGTTTGTTCCGGTTCAGCGCACCCTTCGAGGGGGCTCCTCAGTACGTCACGCTCTACGCCTCCTACCGCCAGCCGCTCGGGGATCAGCATGTCTATGGCGGAGGCAATGATCCCGTCGGCAACCAATACGGCGCGATCTTCCCCTCGTCGACGGCGGCGGTCGCAACGCGACCGGCGCCGTTCGGCTACGACACCCGCCGA
Coding sequences within it:
- a CDS encoding phycobilisome rod-core linker polypeptide; protein product: MTVTASSGSPRVSPQLYDTLPLSSVRQAEQQDRFPDGGELDSLITFFRSGNDRLEASRIIAANAESIVARAANRIFVGGTPLSFLESPLTTGEDRKVGDDTPLAADQVAFEQSVRTFTGESGTTKRGNFLTRFLDGTSGDADVRVVLPTGFNAISVAKYGPAFMRKSVRDMGWFLRYVGYALVAGDPSILSVNTRGLRDILLKNCSLTATNVALQEMRAASAQLLRELPEARRLTIDCFNVLLQELAVATPSTRQKPGSAVRQGLQLPAIYALAAESAQRFEMRPGLSGAEKAEVVKAAYRQVFERDIAKGYSQTPCRTEASQLLQGKISMREFIRALGRSKEYRTQFYGRFVNSRVVELAYRHFLGRGISSLEEFRKAFSIVSEQGLNGLVDVLVNGSEYAQTFGEETVPYLRDLGEEAQESAGWGSNRRLFRFSAPFEGAPQYVTLYASYRQPLGDQHVYGGGNDPVGNQYGAIFPSSTAAVATRPAPFGYDTRRLLVSNGMAQPGQMDSPQFRGSRPRKVGPRVLRLQQIATGGAAVPRRGGQPSIRNTESSTQAVIKAVYVQVLGTAGYAGERLSSEEARLENGDISLRDFVRSVARSNAFRRRYWEGLYITKAIEVMHRRLLGRPTFGRWEIDALFDTAARQGFYGLVDALINGQDYKDCFGEDTVPYERFITPADLNTRRAPALRRPIDLTAVVDLTMGRRPDPVRNDRMRTTSDVTNRNLKGQTQTAAGQWRAEVSSMPASQWTALMRRRPQRTAAPTASPEEAAKTWSRTIDSRFTRTTQQDPRKEGMQSALTLGDASGYQRRSGLPVKRSLPRNPSESELREVVDATYRQLLNRVPLESERLITSESRLRDGQIDLEGFVAAVATSEAFLERLSRMAPLRAATAATMALVGRASTPAETSRFLVLRAESGQSAAVQELLKLRSKLGFEPSEVPDFQGLNSQPGVAQSTLTRTASLYSGNAGLTPPPSQSL